Genomic DNA from Lutibacter sp. A80:
TTGTTGGGCAACATGGTGTGCTCCTTGTATAAAAGGATTGCCAAAATTTAATGCTTTAAGAGAAAAATACGCTGGTAAAAACATAGAATTTGTTTGCGTTTCTGTAGATGAAGATATTCCAGCCTGGGAAAAAAAGGTAAAAGAAAATAAGGATGGTCTTCATACAGGAATTCAATTAAATACTTCTTTAAACAAAAACACATTTAAAAAAGATTTAATGGTTCAAGGTATTCCTCGTTATATTTTAATAGGTGCTGACGGAAATATTATTAAAAGAGAAGCTCCAAGACCAGGTACCCCTGAATTGTATGAGTTAATTGAAAATAATTTAAAATAAAAGAATCATGAAAACCTTAAAGAGTATTTTTTTTATAACACTTTGTTGCTGTTTATTTTTAGTTTCATATGAAAAAAAACAAGATGTAAAGTATGCTATTATTTCTGGAAACTTGGAGAATGTAAATGGTGAAGAGGTAAAGCTTAATTCTAGGTTTACCAGTATTAGTTTCGATTCAGTTCCACAAATTCAACATACCTTAAAAATTAATTAACCAATACATATAACACATTAAAAAAATGAGAAAATATACCACCCTAATTTTAGCACTTATAGTGCTTTGGTCTTGTAAAAATGAAACTCCTGTAAACTATGTTTTACTATCTGGTAACATAAGTAATACCAAAGGAGGCGAATTAAAAATTAGTTCTTTAAATGGTTTTTCTAAAATTATTAATGTAAAAGACACTGGAACGCTTTCAGACACTCTTTTTATTGAAGAAGACGACATTTACAATATTCGTTTTGGGCAAGTTAGATTTACATCTTATTTATCTAAAGGTGCAAATATTCAATTTGAAGTGGATGCTAAAAAACCTTCTAGCACCTTAAAACTTGCAGGAGACAATGCAGATTTAAACAATTATTATGCTTATAAAATGGATAAAGATTTTGATTTTATGATGGACCGAGAAGGAAGTTATAAAGTTGAAGAAAGCGCTTTTGAAACTAAAATAATGGATTTTCAAAAAGACTTGGAGAGCAAATTAGAAGCTGTTAAAAATATTCCTAAAGGCGTTAAAACAAAAGAATTACGAGCCATTAACTATAGCAGATTAGGTAAAAAAGGAAATTACGAAAGAATGTATAGCTTTTTAACTGAAAATGAACATTTTAAGGTTTCAGATTCATTTAAAAAAGAATTAGAAGAAATCTCTTTAAACAATGGTGATGATTACTTATATTCTTCAGATTACCAACAAATGGTAGGTAGTAAAATACGAGAAAAAGCATACAGTTTTTACCAAAATGATTCATTACCTTATAAAGAAGCAAACGCAAAAGCAATTTCTGAAATTGAAAATGAAACCATAAGAAATGGTGAATTATACAAAAGCATTTCTATGATATTACCAATGTCTTCTGATAAAGATAAAGAACTAAACAACTTTTTAAATGCTTCTACAAACCAAAAACACATTGCTAGCGTAAAAGAAATATTTGAATCTTTAAAAGTATTAGATGCAGGTCAACCTTCCCCTAAATTTATAAACTATGAAAATTACGCTGGAGGAACAACTTCATTAGACGATTTAAAAGGTAAATACGTATATATTGATGTTTGGGCAACTTGGTGTGGACCTTGTAAATATGAAATTCCATTTTTACAGAAAATTGAAAAACAATACCACGGTAAAAACATTCATTTTGTTAGTATTTCTACAGATAAGCAAGATGATAAAGAAAAGTGGAAACAAATGATCGCCGACAAAGAAATGGGTGGTATTCAATTAATAACAGATAACGACTTTAATACATCTTTTATAAGTGATTACAAAATAATGGGAATTCCTCAATTTATTTTAATAGATCCCAACGGAAATATTGTGCAAGCAAATGCTCCAAGACCTAGTGATGAAAAATTGATAGCATTATTTAATGAATTGAAAATTTAATAACTAGTAATTAAGAATCTTAATTTTTAAACTTTTTAAACAATACAAAATGAAAAAATATATATTAATAGCACTACTAATAATAAGTGGTACAAACACCATGTTTTCACAAATTTATACTCCAGTAAAATGGTCTACATCTGTTGAAAATATTTCTGAAACTGAATACAACTTAGTTCTAAAAGCAACTATTGAAAACGGTTGGCATTTATATTCTCAGAATGTACCTGAAGATGGCCCAATTGCAACAAGTTTTGAATTTGAAGAATCAGATGATTATATCTTAATTGGTAAAGTATCTGAAGAAAAAGGACATACCGTAGACGATCCCATTTTTAATATGAAAATCAAATATTTTAATTCTAAAGCAGTGTTTAAACAAAGAATAAAAACCAGCTCTAAAACAGATTTTAAAGTTTTAGGAGAAATAGAGTTTATGGTGTGTAATGATACTAGTTGTTTACCTCCAACATACGAAGATTTTACATTTACTATTAAAAAATAAAAACAAACAAAATAACATTAAAACAGTTCAATGAGAAATTTAAAAAATAAATTTATAATAGTCATACTTTCAGTAGTATTTATGGCTACAAGTAACGCACAACAAAAGGAAAACAAACACCCAAATCAATTTACCATTAAAGGTGAAATTAAAGGGTTGACTGGGAACCTATATTTTAGGCACCCAGATAAGGAATATACTCGTGAGACACCTTCAGACACATTGAAATTTGTTAATGGTAAAATTCAATTTTCTGATACTATTTCCAAATTAACTTTAATTAGAGCTTATCCAGATTTTCAGGGGCCAGACAAAAAAGTATTTAAAAGACCTAAGGATGGTAGAGGTTATTTTCCTGTAAAATGTGCTTATTTAATGTTTTACGCCTTTCCAGGAGCTGAAATTACAATAAAAGGAGAACTTTCCGATTATGTAAACGCTTACCCTAGTGGTGATAAATTCAATAATAGTTTAGCAGCTGTGAACAAAGTTACGTTCCCAAATTATAACAAAATGGGGAATTTAGCTGTTCAAAACACCTATGAAACAGACTCACTAATTATAAAGGCTAATAATGTAAAGGCTGAAGAAATTTTCAATAAAAATTCTGAAGAACTAATTGCTCATATGAAAGCCAATCCAAATTCATTAGGAGCTGTTTTTTACTTAAATGACATGATGCTTAGACGTCAAATTGATGATGAAAAAGCAGAAGAATTGTTTAATGATTTTTCAAAAGATTTAGCTGAATATGCAGATTATAAAAATGTTGCTTCTAGAATTGAAGGAATAAAATCTACTAAAGAAGGATTTCCAGTTCCATCTATTAAAACTACTGCCACTTTAAATGGTAAAGAATTTGATATCAATTCCTTAAGAGGAAAGTATGTGTTAATTGATTTCTGGGGAATTTGGTGTGGGCCTTGTGTTGCTGAAATGCCACAAGTTAAAGAATTTCAAGAAAAACATAAAGAAAAATTGGTTGTATTAGGAATTAATTCTGGAGATTCCAAAGAAAAAATTCAAGCTTTTGTTAATAAACACGGCTATGAATGGAAACAGTTAATGAGCGATGAAAAAAATACACCAGACAACTTTGTAAATCGATTCAAT
This window encodes:
- a CDS encoding TlpA disulfide reductase family protein; the encoded protein is MRKYTTLILALIVLWSCKNETPVNYVLLSGNISNTKGGELKISSLNGFSKIINVKDTGTLSDTLFIEEDDIYNIRFGQVRFTSYLSKGANIQFEVDAKKPSSTLKLAGDNADLNNYYAYKMDKDFDFMMDREGSYKVEESAFETKIMDFQKDLESKLEAVKNIPKGVKTKELRAINYSRLGKKGNYERMYSFLTENEHFKVSDSFKKELEEISLNNGDDYLYSSDYQQMVGSKIREKAYSFYQNDSLPYKEANAKAISEIENETIRNGELYKSISMILPMSSDKDKELNNFLNASTNQKHIASVKEIFESLKVLDAGQPSPKFINYENYAGGTTSLDDLKGKYVYIDVWATWCGPCKYEIPFLQKIEKQYHGKNIHFVSISTDKQDDKEKWKQMIADKEMGGIQLITDNDFNTSFISDYKIMGIPQFILIDPNGNIVQANAPRPSDEKLIALFNELKI
- a CDS encoding protein-disulfide reductase DsbD N-terminal domain-containing protein; amino-acid sequence: MKKYILIALLIISGTNTMFSQIYTPVKWSTSVENISETEYNLVLKATIENGWHLYSQNVPEDGPIATSFEFEESDDYILIGKVSEEKGHTVDDPIFNMKIKYFNSKAVFKQRIKTSSKTDFKVLGEIEFMVCNDTSCLPPTYEDFTFTIKK
- a CDS encoding TlpA disulfide reductase family protein; its protein translation is MRNLKNKFIIVILSVVFMATSNAQQKENKHPNQFTIKGEIKGLTGNLYFRHPDKEYTRETPSDTLKFVNGKIQFSDTISKLTLIRAYPDFQGPDKKVFKRPKDGRGYFPVKCAYLMFYAFPGAEITIKGELSDYVNAYPSGDKFNNSLAAVNKVTFPNYNKMGNLAVQNTYETDSLIIKANNVKAEEIFNKNSEELIAHMKANPNSLGAVFYLNDMMLRRQIDDEKAEELFNDFSKDLAEYADYKNVASRIEGIKSTKEGFPVPSIKTTATLNGKEFDINSLRGKYVLIDFWGIWCGPCVAEMPQVKEFQEKHKEKLVVLGINSGDSKEKIQAFVNKHGYEWKQLMSDEKNTPDNFVNRFNVQGFPTKFIIDPRGNIVKKYLGGGEEAFELLEELLNK